One genomic window of Verrucomicrobiia bacterium includes the following:
- a CDS encoding DUF1501 domain-containing protein, whose product MNWPNFFSSEYHASLNRRTFLTRSGLGLGSLAFGSLLFRNGQPVMAADVPRSSGSGGIIHPPHYPVKAKRVIHLCMAGGPSQVETFDPKPELKKLDGQPFPESLTKGQQLAQLQGTTLKARGSFVDFKKHGKSGQEISDLFPHIAGIADDICIVRSMVTEQINHDPAHAFMNSGSILKGRPSMGSWLLYGLGAETDSLPGFVVLVSQGKGGGAQPVSARQWSSGFLPSRFQGIQFQSKGDAVHYVGNPDGVCQSTQRQLVEEINRLNGQLAQDRLDPEIQTRMSQYEMAFRMQTSVPELTDFKQEPKHILDLYGVKEPGDGSFASNCLLARRLAERGVRFIQLYHRAWDHHGDIEKNMPKAALETDQASAALVNDLKQRGLLDNTFIIWGGEFGRTPMGQGTGRDHHILSFSLWMAGGGIKPGTTYGATDEFGYRAVENIVHVRDLHATMLHLCGIDHNRFSVKFQGLDAKLTGVEQAKVIKAILA is encoded by the coding sequence CTCGCTCGCCTTTGGTTCCCTGCTCTTTCGCAATGGTCAGCCGGTGATGGCGGCCGATGTCCCCCGCAGCTCAGGCAGCGGCGGCATCATCCATCCACCGCACTATCCGGTGAAAGCGAAGCGCGTCATCCACCTTTGCATGGCGGGCGGTCCTTCCCAGGTGGAGACGTTTGATCCCAAGCCCGAGCTGAAGAAGCTCGATGGCCAGCCATTTCCAGAATCGCTGACGAAAGGGCAGCAACTGGCGCAGTTGCAAGGCACCACGCTGAAAGCGCGCGGTTCCTTCGTGGACTTCAAGAAACACGGCAAATCCGGCCAGGAAATCTCCGATCTGTTCCCGCACATCGCGGGGATCGCTGATGACATCTGCATCGTGCGCTCCATGGTCACAGAGCAGATCAACCATGATCCGGCGCACGCGTTCATGAATTCCGGCTCAATCCTCAAGGGCCGTCCCAGCATGGGTTCCTGGCTGCTCTATGGTCTGGGCGCGGAAACGGACAGCCTGCCGGGTTTTGTAGTGCTCGTTTCCCAAGGCAAGGGCGGCGGTGCGCAACCGGTCTCGGCCCGTCAATGGTCCAGCGGCTTTTTGCCCAGCCGCTTTCAAGGCATCCAATTTCAATCGAAGGGCGATGCGGTGCATTATGTCGGTAATCCCGATGGAGTTTGCCAGAGCACACAACGGCAGTTGGTCGAAGAGATCAACCGCCTGAACGGCCAGCTTGCGCAGGATCGCCTGGACCCGGAAATCCAGACGCGCATGAGCCAGTATGAGATGGCCTTCCGCATGCAAACATCCGTGCCTGAATTGACGGACTTCAAGCAGGAGCCCAAGCACATCCTCGATCTCTACGGCGTGAAGGAACCGGGCGATGGCAGCTTTGCTTCAAACTGTCTCCTGGCGCGTCGTCTCGCAGAACGCGGTGTGCGCTTCATCCAGCTTTATCATCGGGCATGGGACCACCATGGTGACATCGAGAAGAACATGCCCAAGGCGGCTTTGGAGACCGATCAAGCCAGCGCGGCGTTGGTGAACGATCTGAAGCAACGCGGCCTGCTGGATAACACGTTCATCATCTGGGGCGGCGAATTCGGCCGTACGCCGATGGGCCAGGGTACGGGTCGCGATCATCACATCCTCTCCTTCTCACTGTGGATGGCCGGTGGCGGCATCAAGCCGGGCACTACTTACGGAGCCACCGATGAGTTCGGATATCGTGCGGTTGAGAATATCGTGCATGTGCGCGACCTGCACGCGACCATGCTTCACCTTTGCGGCATTGATCACAACCGTTTCAGTGTGAAGTTCCAGGGGCTCGACGCCAAGCTCACAGGTGTGGAACAGGCCAAGGTTATCAAAGCGATCTTGGCCTGA
- a CDS encoding metal ABC transporter substrate-binding protein encodes MKKLFVFLCLLIALNAQAALEVVATTPDLGSIAIAVGGDKVHVTNLARGTEDPHFVDAKPSFARILNKADVLIEGGADLEIGWLPPLVDGARNRKIIRGGEGRVDASEGVAMLEMPEGKVDRSQGDVHAAGNPHYLLNPDNGKIVAKHLAAHFSKVDPANAGVYSKNLSDFETALDAKTKEWSGSLQSFQGIKVVTYHKSFEYFAKRFGLVVAGQIEPKPGIEPSPTYISTLIPKMKEAGVRLVIVEPNRSKKTSEYVATNVGAKVLYLPILVGGNDQAGDYIKLLDYNVKSVAAALK; translated from the coding sequence ATGAAAAAATTGTTCGTGTTTCTTTGCTTGCTTATCGCACTGAATGCACAGGCTGCGCTGGAAGTCGTGGCCACCACCCCAGACCTCGGCTCCATCGCAATTGCCGTTGGTGGAGACAAAGTGCATGTGACAAATCTGGCACGCGGCACTGAAGATCCGCATTTCGTGGATGCAAAGCCGAGCTTCGCGCGCATCCTGAACAAGGCAGACGTGTTGATCGAAGGAGGAGCGGATCTTGAGATCGGCTGGCTGCCTCCCTTGGTTGATGGAGCGCGCAATCGAAAGATCATCCGCGGCGGAGAGGGCAGGGTGGATGCCTCGGAAGGTGTGGCTATGTTGGAAATGCCGGAAGGCAAGGTGGATCGTTCTCAAGGGGATGTCCATGCTGCCGGCAATCCCCATTACCTTCTGAACCCGGACAATGGAAAGATTGTAGCCAAGCATCTGGCCGCGCATTTTTCCAAGGTAGATCCAGCAAATGCGGGAGTTTATTCCAAGAACTTGAGCGATTTCGAAACAGCGCTTGATGCCAAAACAAAAGAATGGAGCGGATCGCTTCAATCATTCCAAGGCATCAAAGTTGTCACCTATCACAAATCATTCGAGTACTTCGCCAAGCGATTTGGATTGGTGGTTGCTGGTCAAATTGAGCCTAAACCCGGCATTGAGCCTTCACCGACGTATATCAGCACACTCATTCCCAAGATGAAGGAAGCGGGTGTACGATTGGTGATCGTGGAGCCGAACCGGTCTAAGAAAACCTCCGAGTATGTCGCGACTAATGTAGGCGCGAAGGTGCTTTATCTTCCGATACTCGTTGGTGGAAACGATCAAGCCGGAGACTATATCAAGCTGTTGGATTACAACGTGAAGTCAGTCGCTGCCGCTTTGAAGTAA
- a CDS encoding TonB-dependent receptor: MNKKSLVAVSSALMLSVLCGQTHAQNNAPSVEQLQKQLQQMQEEFRKQQELQRQQIQSLEQQLQMLKQNQTVITQEQQTIKQQVATMPAEGTAKTGDAVMDQPWRITDPIRLRKGAAFMDIGLVGTFAAGSSTANDLDDLQIGGHDPNQRGFTFQGLEANFTGAVDPYFRGNANVLFAIDGEGETFVELEEAWLESIALPGNFQIRAGQYLSEFGRINTQHPHSWSFVDAPLVNARFLGADGLRNPGARLSWLAPTPWYTEFFLGLQNSQGATATGFRSDGGHSHGGEEAEGIPFTFRHADNNRGMKRFDDLLITPRLATSFNLTDNQTLLLGVSGAFGPNANGGGGENTRTEIYGVDLTWKWKPENHSGGFPFVQFQTEAMMRKYGTGSFDWDEDADGLLADEDGDGNPDVGQLFDPVTGLPAILPAEKLTDYGLYSQLTYGFRKGWVAGLRFDYVTGDVASYQTMGLLEPDGTGGFNGVFDKFRATRYRVSPNLTWFPTEFSKVRLQYNYDDRTDIGIDHSVWLQFEFVLGAHAAHKF, encoded by the coding sequence ATGAACAAGAAATCTCTCGTAGCCGTATCGTCCGCTTTGATGCTCTCGGTCCTGTGTGGCCAGACCCATGCCCAGAACAACGCGCCGTCCGTGGAGCAACTGCAAAAGCAGCTCCAGCAGATGCAGGAGGAGTTCCGCAAGCAGCAGGAATTGCAACGTCAGCAGATCCAATCGCTGGAACAGCAGCTTCAGATGTTGAAGCAGAACCAGACGGTCATCACCCAGGAACAACAGACCATCAAGCAGCAGGTCGCCACCATGCCTGCTGAAGGCACTGCCAAGACCGGGGATGCCGTGATGGATCAGCCCTGGCGTATCACGGATCCCATCCGTCTTCGTAAGGGCGCTGCCTTTATGGACATCGGTCTGGTCGGCACTTTTGCCGCGGGCAGTTCCACCGCCAATGACCTGGATGATTTGCAGATCGGCGGTCACGACCCGAACCAGCGCGGCTTCACGTTCCAGGGGTTGGAAGCGAATTTCACCGGTGCCGTGGACCCATACTTTCGGGGGAATGCGAATGTGCTCTTCGCCATCGACGGGGAAGGGGAAACCTTTGTGGAGCTGGAGGAAGCCTGGCTGGAATCCATCGCTCTGCCGGGCAATTTTCAGATTCGTGCGGGTCAATATCTGTCGGAGTTCGGTCGCATCAATACGCAGCACCCGCATTCGTGGTCCTTTGTGGATGCGCCGCTGGTGAATGCCCGTTTCCTCGGGGCGGATGGCTTGCGCAATCCCGGTGCGCGTCTTTCCTGGCTCGCGCCGACACCTTGGTACACGGAATTCTTCCTTGGCTTGCAGAACAGCCAGGGAGCCACAGCCACGGGCTTCCGCAGTGATGGCGGGCATTCCCATGGCGGTGAAGAGGCTGAGGGCATTCCCTTCACTTTCCGCCATGCGGACAACAATCGAGGCATGAAACGTTTCGATGACTTGCTCATTACGCCGCGTCTGGCGACTTCGTTCAACCTGACGGACAACCAGACATTGTTGCTTGGTGTGTCCGGCGCCTTCGGTCCCAATGCCAATGGCGGCGGCGGTGAGAACACGCGCACGGAGATCTATGGAGTGGATCTCACCTGGAAATGGAAACCGGAGAATCACTCCGGCGGTTTCCCGTTCGTGCAATTCCAGACCGAGGCCATGATGCGCAAGTACGGCACCGGCTCGTTCGATTGGGATGAAGACGCGGACGGCCTGCTCGCGGATGAGGATGGCGATGGCAATCCTGATGTGGGCCAGTTGTTTGATCCGGTCACCGGTTTGCCGGCCATCTTGCCGGCGGAAAAATTGACGGATTACGGTCTCTACAGCCAGTTGACCTATGGCTTCCGCAAAGGCTGGGTGGCGGGGTTGCGCTTCGACTATGTGACCGGCGATGTGGCCTCGTATCAGACGATGGGCTTGCTGGAACCGGACGGCACCGGCGGTTTCAACGGTGTCTTCGACAAGTTCCGTGCGACGCGTTATCGTGTCTCACCGAATCTGACCTGGTTCCCGACCGAGTTCTCCAAGGTCCGGTTGCAGTATAATTACGACGACCGCACGGACATCGGCATCGATCACTCCGTCTGGTTGCAATTCGAGTTCGTGCTTGGTGCTCATGCAGCGCATAAATTCTAA
- the secA gene encoding preprotein translocase subunit SecA: MIGLVLKKIFGSKNEREIKRMQPIVAKINELEKELQSKPDEVLREKTAFWKQKLSQIQDNGQLKRELEAILPEAFAVVKNACRRLCGKDIMVRDHALRWEMVPFDVQLIGGMGLHNGMIAEMATGEGKTLVGTLPTYLNALSGRGVHVVTVNDYLAARDSDWMGAVYRFLGLTVGCILHDQPPGVRREQYNCDITYGTNAEFGFDYLRDNGMATRKEDQVQRGHYFAIVDEVDSILIDEARVPLIISGPAVVARDNKIYEVLKPGIEALVQSQRRLCSRYIDEAEQLVKKLKGGGIEGDKGNLEREIGVLLYRVRLGQPKAEGLARLLEDAENLRMLNKVDLELHSDQTKKELYAQKEELFFAIEEKSHEADLTEKGREFLSPQDPDAFMMPDIVSAYHEIDNGPEQDVRKRAELKTKIQGEFEAKAERIHSIAQLLKAYCLYEKDVQYVVEDNKVVIVDENTGRKMTGRRWSEGLHQAVEAKEGVTIEEETQTYATITIQNYFRLYHKLAGMTGTAETEAQEFFDIYKLGVLVIPTNRPCLRNDKHDTVYKTRREKFAAVLKEIQEIHKIGRPILVGTISVEVSEFLSRILKKEGIVHAVLNAKYHEQEAEIVSRAGQRGAVTIATNMAGRGTDIKLGPGVSELGGLHVIATERHESRRIDRQLRGRCARQGDPGSSHFFISLEDDLMRLFGSDRISKLMERVGLEEGQELEHPLLNRSIETAQKRVEQHNFQQRKRTLEYDDVMNKQREVLYGFRNEIIQSDDVQDRLLDIMEEVVISKVQQNTSHEEGPDMWNIRALAEWANLNFPVGIPEEEILKAANAGDQQPVAGSVFDGLSAEQLSVCTFIIKAVRDAYMIKVQYEQDKNALKAIERYTILSAIDKLWQEHLYTMDGLRTAIGLRQFGQRDPLIEYKAEAFKLFEELMDSIKTEACHNIFRSASSFMAFEQFMLNLPKQTLHQQPSSAFAESKQQAGEGSEMVNEATEAMSKVKPVRTGPKVGRNDPCPCGSGKKFKHCCGKNG, encoded by the coding sequence ATGATAGGGTTAGTACTTAAGAAAATTTTTGGCTCCAAAAACGAGCGCGAGATCAAGCGCATGCAGCCGATAGTCGCCAAGATTAACGAGCTGGAGAAGGAGTTGCAGTCCAAGCCGGACGAAGTTCTGCGCGAAAAGACCGCTTTCTGGAAGCAAAAGTTATCCCAGATACAGGATAACGGCCAGCTCAAGCGCGAGCTTGAAGCCATTCTGCCTGAGGCTTTTGCCGTGGTGAAGAATGCCTGCCGCCGTCTTTGCGGCAAGGACATCATGGTGCGTGACCATGCCTTGCGCTGGGAGATGGTGCCGTTCGATGTACAGTTGATCGGTGGTATGGGCCTGCACAACGGGATGATCGCGGAAATGGCCACGGGCGAAGGTAAGACGCTCGTCGGTACGTTGCCGACGTATCTGAATGCTTTGTCCGGTCGTGGTGTGCACGTAGTGACGGTGAATGATTATCTCGCGGCCCGTGACAGTGACTGGATGGGGGCGGTGTATCGCTTTCTCGGTTTGACTGTCGGTTGCATCCTCCATGACCAGCCGCCTGGCGTGCGTCGCGAGCAATACAATTGCGACATCACTTACGGCACCAATGCTGAGTTCGGTTTCGATTATTTGCGCGATAATGGCATGGCCACGCGCAAGGAAGACCAGGTGCAGCGCGGACATTACTTCGCCATCGTGGATGAAGTGGACTCCATCTTGATCGATGAAGCGCGCGTGCCGCTCATCATCAGCGGTCCTGCGGTCGTGGCCCGCGACAATAAGATTTACGAGGTGCTTAAACCGGGGATCGAAGCACTGGTGCAATCGCAACGCCGTTTGTGCAGCCGCTATATCGATGAGGCCGAACAACTCGTCAAAAAGCTCAAGGGCGGAGGCATCGAAGGCGATAAAGGGAATTTAGAAAGAGAGATCGGCGTCTTGCTGTATCGCGTGCGCTTAGGCCAGCCCAAGGCTGAAGGTCTGGCGCGTCTACTGGAGGATGCCGAAAATCTGCGGATGCTGAACAAGGTAGACTTGGAACTGCACTCCGACCAGACGAAGAAAGAGCTCTACGCGCAGAAGGAAGAGTTGTTCTTTGCCATCGAGGAGAAGAGCCATGAAGCAGATTTGACGGAAAAAGGCCGTGAATTCCTGAGTCCGCAAGATCCGGATGCGTTCATGATGCCTGACATCGTGAGCGCGTATCATGAGATCGACAACGGCCCCGAGCAGGATGTCCGCAAGCGGGCTGAACTGAAGACGAAGATTCAGGGCGAGTTCGAGGCCAAGGCCGAACGCATCCACAGCATCGCCCAGTTGCTGAAAGCCTACTGCCTCTACGAGAAGGATGTTCAGTACGTCGTGGAGGACAACAAGGTGGTTATCGTGGATGAGAACACGGGCCGCAAGATGACGGGCCGCCGTTGGAGCGAGGGCTTGCATCAGGCCGTGGAAGCGAAGGAAGGCGTCACCATCGAGGAAGAGACGCAGACCTACGCGACCATCACGATCCAGAATTACTTCCGCCTGTATCACAAGCTGGCCGGCATGACCGGTACGGCGGAGACGGAAGCGCAGGAATTTTTCGACATCTACAAGCTGGGTGTGCTGGTCATTCCGACCAACCGTCCGTGCCTGCGCAATGACAAGCACGACACGGTGTATAAGACACGTCGCGAGAAATTCGCCGCCGTCCTAAAGGAGATCCAGGAAATCCACAAGATTGGTCGCCCGATTCTGGTCGGTACGATCTCCGTCGAGGTCAGCGAGTTCCTTTCTCGTATCCTCAAGAAGGAAGGCATCGTGCACGCGGTGTTGAACGCCAAGTATCACGAGCAGGAGGCTGAGATCGTTTCCCGTGCCGGGCAGCGCGGCGCTGTGACCATCGCCACGAACATGGCCGGTCGTGGTACGGACATCAAATTGGGGCCGGGTGTTTCCGAATTGGGCGGTTTGCACGTCATCGCCACGGAGCGTCATGAGTCCCGCCGTATCGACCGCCAGTTGCGCGGCCGTTGTGCGCGCCAGGGCGATCCGGGTTCCTCGCACTTTTTCATCTCGTTGGAAGACGATCTCATGCGTCTCTTCGGTTCTGACCGCATCAGCAAGCTGATGGAACGGGTGGGCCTGGAAGAAGGGCAGGAGTTGGAACATCCATTGCTGAACCGCTCCATCGAGACGGCCCAGAAACGCGTCGAACAGCACAACTTCCAGCAGCGCAAACGCACGCTGGAGTATGACGACGTGATGAACAAGCAGCGTGAAGTCCTCTACGGCTTCCGCAATGAGATCATCCAGTCGGACGATGTGCAGGACCGTTTGCTGGACATCATGGAGGAAGTGGTCATCTCCAAGGTGCAGCAAAACACCTCGCATGAGGAAGGGCCGGACATGTGGAACATCCGCGCGCTGGCCGAATGGGCGAACCTGAATTTCCCGGTCGGCATCCCCGAAGAAGAGATCCTCAAAGCGGCTAATGCCGGGGATCAGCAACCCGTGGCGGGCTCGGTCTTTGATGGTTTGAGCGCCGAGCAGCTTTCCGTCTGCACTTTCATCATCAAGGCCGTCCGTGACGCCTACATGATCAAAGTCCAGTACGAGCAGGACAAGAATGCGCTGAAGGCGATCGAGCGTTACACGATTCTGAGCGCCATCGACAAGCTGTGGCAGGAGCATCTCTACACGATGGATGGCTTGCGCACCGCGATCGGCCTGCGTCAATTCGGCCAGCGCGATCCGTTGATCGAGTACAAGGCGGAGGCATTCAAGCTGTTCGAGGAGTTGATGGACAGCATCAAGACGGAAGCCTGCCACAACATCTTCCGCAGTGCGTCCAGCTTCATGGCGTTTGAGCAGTTCATGCTGAACCTGCCGAAGCAGACGCTGCACCAACAGCCCTCCAGTGCCTTTGCGGAATCGAAACAGCAGGCGGGCGAGGGCAGTGAGATGGTCAATGAGGCGACGGAGGCGATGTCCAAGGTCAAGCCCGTGCGCACCGGTCCCAAAGTGGGCCGCAACGATCCATGCCCTTGCGGCAGCGGCAAGAAGTTCAAGCATTGCTGCGGCAAGAACGGCTAA
- the ccsA gene encoding cytochrome c biogenesis protein CcsA, with protein sequence MRSFLTLYLAAFMVLLTGKAISADGFDYNAFGKLPASFNGRFQPMDSLARNSLLQIREKQSLYLKEEKRTMPAIEWLAEVMIKPEIADARKVFRIDHPDLVSMLKLPEKNEAAGQDGKHYSWNEILPDQNAMSTFTNEQGRVAKIKAEHRNPFEQAVMKLHERLVLYMRLKSTLQPPNAKDWAAEIAEYKSLISPGVAAVRAQQAGQQYDEAVFDKFVDYAQRFDAMSRFEAPLIVPPHHPEIPKDEWMRIGDALLEAARGEKLHNSVEYYGAIVSAYKSGNVATFNSKINEYVASLQPEFTKQLKKANAEHLYNSMQAFYRAMTLYVIAFLLACFSWFNMSKWLRVSAFWLIVVGLIIHTTGLIFRMWLEGRPPVTNLYSSAIFIGWGSVILGLILERFYRDGIGSVVGSMIGFITLVVAHNLSLGGDTLQMLQAVLDTNFWLATHVVIITLGYASTFVAGFLAIVYLARGVFTPGLTDQISKALSRMVYGIVCFATLFSFVGTVLGGIWADQSWGRFWGWDPKENGALIIVLWNALILHARWGGMVKERGIMNMAIFGNIVTAWSWFGTNMLGIGLHSYGFMDSAFKWLMVFMVSQLALIGLGLLPIKFWGSAKNLHKGDGEPPVKPDGKGGKAGKKQEDRLATA encoded by the coding sequence ATGAGAAGTTTTTTAACTCTGTATCTCGCCGCATTCATGGTTTTGCTAACGGGCAAAGCCATCTCTGCCGACGGCTTTGATTATAACGCGTTCGGCAAGCTGCCGGCGTCATTCAATGGCCGTTTCCAGCCCATGGATTCTCTGGCGCGCAATTCACTGCTGCAAATACGTGAAAAACAGAGCCTTTATCTGAAAGAGGAGAAACGCACCATGCCTGCCATCGAGTGGCTGGCCGAGGTGATGATCAAGCCGGAAATCGCGGATGCCCGCAAAGTGTTCCGGATTGACCATCCGGATCTGGTTTCAATGCTCAAGCTGCCTGAGAAGAACGAGGCGGCCGGGCAGGATGGAAAGCATTATTCATGGAATGAGATCCTGCCTGACCAAAACGCGATGAGCACGTTCACCAACGAGCAGGGCCGCGTGGCAAAAATCAAAGCGGAGCATCGCAATCCCTTCGAGCAGGCCGTGATGAAACTGCATGAACGGCTGGTGCTGTATATGCGTCTCAAGAGCACGTTGCAACCGCCCAACGCCAAGGATTGGGCGGCAGAGATAGCGGAATATAAGTCATTGATCAGTCCGGGCGTGGCCGCCGTGCGGGCTCAGCAAGCAGGCCAGCAATATGACGAAGCCGTTTTCGACAAGTTTGTAGATTACGCGCAGAGATTTGATGCGATGAGCCGTTTCGAAGCCCCCTTGATCGTGCCTCCACACCATCCTGAGATTCCAAAAGATGAATGGATGCGGATAGGCGATGCGTTGCTGGAAGCGGCCCGTGGTGAGAAATTGCACAATTCGGTGGAGTATTACGGTGCCATCGTATCCGCCTACAAGAGCGGCAATGTGGCAACGTTCAACAGCAAGATCAACGAGTATGTGGCCAGTTTGCAGCCCGAGTTCACCAAACAGCTCAAAAAAGCGAATGCAGAGCATCTCTACAATAGTATGCAAGCATTCTACCGCGCGATGACTCTTTATGTGATCGCTTTCCTGCTGGCGTGCTTCTCATGGTTCAACATGAGCAAATGGCTGCGAGTTTCAGCCTTCTGGCTGATCGTGGTGGGTTTAATCATCCACACTACGGGTTTGATTTTCCGCATGTGGCTGGAGGGACGTCCGCCGGTGACGAACCTTTATTCATCCGCCATTTTCATCGGTTGGGGTTCTGTCATTTTAGGGCTGATTTTGGAACGGTTTTACAGGGATGGCATCGGATCTGTCGTAGGCTCCATGATCGGCTTTATCACGCTCGTGGTGGCGCACAATCTCTCCTTGGGGGGCGATACTTTGCAGATGTTGCAAGCTGTGCTGGACACAAATTTCTGGCTGGCGACACATGTCGTGATCATCACCTTGGGATACGCGTCCACCTTTGTGGCTGGTTTCTTAGCGATCGTATATCTGGCTCGCGGTGTGTTCACGCCGGGATTGACTGACCAGATCAGCAAGGCGCTATCCCGCATGGTGTATGGCATCGTTTGTTTCGCCACGTTGTTCAGTTTCGTGGGAACGGTATTGGGTGGCATCTGGGCAGACCAATCCTGGGGCCGTTTCTGGGGCTGGGATCCGAAAGAAAACGGTGCCCTGATTATCGTGCTGTGGAATGCGCTTATCCTCCATGCCCGCTGGGGTGGCATGGTGAAAGAGCGGGGAATCATGAACATGGCCATCTTCGGCAATATTGTGACCGCCTGGTCATGGTTCGGCACGAACATGCTAGGCATCGGCCTGCACAGCTACGGCTTTATGGATTCGGCCTTCAAATGGCTTATGGTGTTCATGGTCAGCCAGTTGGCGTTGATCGGATTAGGACTGTTGCCCATCAAGTTTTGGGGCAGTGCGAAGAATTTGCACAAAGGAGATGGAGAGCCTCCTGTCAAACCAGACGGGAAAGGCGGTAAAGCGGGCAAGAAGCAAGAAGACCGATTGGCGACTGCCTGA
- a CDS encoding cytochrome c biogenesis protein ResB produces MEKIWKTISSLKLTVILLAFSVVLVFVGTVAQADEGLYNAQERYFKHWFVPWFSFFGSKVPIPLPGGYLLGTALLINLLAAHFTRFKWGWKKSGIFLTHVGIIMLLVGQLATDLFSRETQLRFAEGEKKFYSESSMAYELAVVSDVDADNEEAVVVPLSLLKSGGEIKHEKLPFTLRIKELWNNSNFEFRAPMMATNAPLTTNGVAQRFDFVSEPLTKKMDEKNVPTALVEVVSDNVNHGLWVLPGWSSDGGLIGGVHFSYTKKFGPQIADSVVRALSPPQILEFGDKKYSLALRPVRNYEPFGMTLLKTTHAVYPGTEIPKDFRSRVLIENPATQEKREVDIFMNNPLRYSGLTFFQSQMGKDELDRNRGTSVLQVVRNPSWLTPYVGCLVVGLGLTVQFMIHLVAFVSKRRTA; encoded by the coding sequence ATGGAAAAAATTTGGAAAACAATCTCATCGCTCAAGCTGACGGTGATCTTGCTCGCGTTCAGCGTGGTGCTCGTGTTTGTGGGGACAGTGGCGCAGGCGGATGAAGGTCTCTACAACGCGCAGGAGCGTTACTTCAAACACTGGTTCGTGCCGTGGTTCAGTTTCTTTGGCAGCAAGGTGCCGATTCCGTTGCCGGGTGGTTATCTGCTGGGAACGGCCTTGCTCATCAACCTGCTGGCTGCCCATTTCACGCGTTTCAAATGGGGTTGGAAGAAGTCCGGCATCTTTTTGACGCACGTCGGCATCATCATGTTATTGGTGGGGCAATTGGCCACGGATCTGTTTTCTCGGGAGACGCAACTGCGTTTCGCTGAAGGGGAGAAGAAATTCTATTCCGAAAGCTCGATGGCTTATGAACTTGCTGTGGTTTCCGATGTGGATGCAGACAATGAAGAGGCCGTGGTGGTTCCTTTGTCACTGCTAAAATCAGGCGGAGAGATCAAGCATGAGAAGTTGCCGTTCACACTGAGAATCAAAGAATTGTGGAACAATTCAAATTTTGAATTCCGTGCTCCGATGATGGCGACCAATGCGCCGTTGACCACGAATGGTGTAGCGCAGCGATTTGATTTCGTGAGCGAGCCACTGACGAAAAAAATGGATGAGAAAAATGTGCCCACGGCATTGGTGGAGGTCGTCTCGGATAATGTGAATCACGGCCTGTGGGTGTTGCCCGGATGGTCTTCGGATGGGGGATTGATCGGCGGTGTGCATTTCTCTTACACAAAGAAATTTGGCCCTCAGATCGCTGATTCCGTAGTCAGGGCGTTAAGTCCGCCGCAAATTTTGGAGTTCGGGGACAAAAAGTATTCCCTGGCATTGCGTCCCGTCCGAAACTACGAGCCGTTCGGCATGACTTTGCTGAAGACAACACATGCAGTTTATCCCGGCACGGAAATACCGAAGGATTTCCGCAGCCGTGTGCTCATCGAGAATCCAGCCACCCAGGAGAAACGGGAGGTGGATATCTTTATGAACAACCCGTTGCGTTATTCCGGGCTGACGTTTTTTCAGAGCCAGATGGGCAAGGACGAGCTGGACCGCAACCGCGGGACCAGCGTGCTGCAGGTGGTACGCAATCCAAGCTGGCTTACACCTTATGTCGGGTGCTTGGTCGTGGGGCTTGGACTGACCGTTCAATTCATGATCCACCTCGTCGCATTTGTCTCGAAACGGAGGACCGCATGA